In Dermacentor variabilis isolate Ectoservices chromosome 7, ASM5094787v1, whole genome shotgun sequence, a genomic segment contains:
- the LOC142588508 gene encoding uncharacterized protein LOC142588508, producing MDENAATYSLGRGCLHQNRHRCKCCYLYPRLMVSSSRSLCIKVLPLILCVSGRMSSLGAYLMGTQRHSSACMCGRPRRPDATDPSSCMAGWALSYRTVCSANLRFDTRPTPECHHYPWHLFEAVVTIFHLNDCKLVIKSESTYV from the exons atggatgaAAATGCTGCCACTTATTCTCTG GGTCGAGGGTGTCTGCATCAGAATCGCCATAGATGCAAATGCTGCTACTTATACCCTC GGTTGATGGTGTCATCATCACGATCACTATGTATAAAAGTACTTCCACTTATTCTGTG CGTTTCCGGCAGGATGTCCAGCCTGGGTGCGTATTTGATGGGCACACAGAGACATTCCAGCGCCTGCATGTGTGGCCGTCCCAGAAGACCCGATGCCACCGATCCTTCCAGCTGCATGGCTGGGTGGGCACTGTCGTACCGCACCGTGTGCTCGGCCAACCTACGGTTTGACACCCGCCCAACCCCAGAGTGTCATCACTATCCTTGGCATCTTTTTGAGGCAGTTGTCACAATTTTCCACCTTAACGATTGTAAGCTCGTCATAAAATCTGAATCCACATATGTATAG